Within the Gammaproteobacteria bacterium genome, the region ACTGGTATCTTCGCAAAATCCAAGCCTCCGCCAAAGGCTGCTCGGCAGAATCGCCGCAGTTGGCTTGCTTCCGATTGAATTCCCGAGGTTTTTCGCCAGACCCTTACAAGAAAACCGCGGGGCCGAGATCAGGTCCTCTGAACTTGGCAGGCGCTGATCGATCCGGTGTAGAAAGGTCAGCGAACTCGCGTCCCCGAACCCCTTTACATGACCGAAGCGACGGTCCATCAGGATCTGCATCCCGCCGTCCACGGAAGCGTTCTCCAGAAATTCCGACGCCGCGCGGAAAATGCTGTCATCGATCGTTCTGGGAAAGGCCCAGGCGAGGGGAAAAGGATCCGATAGCTCGAATGCCACCCTGAGGCCCGGAAAGAACCGGTGCCCGTAAAGTACGTCGTGGGAGCCGGCGACGGCATACCTGGCGTTTCCGCGCCAAACCTGCTCCAGTACGGCGATGTTGTCAAAGGTGCGCCGGTCCAGTTGTGGGTCGTCTGCCTGTAGTTTGCCCAGGTCCCTGGAATAGGCCGGATAGCTTCCCACCGCGACCGCCGTTATGTCGATGTTCTCAAGCGAGCCGGGTGGTCCGTTGCCCTTGAGGTAGACGAGCTGTGGCGTGAATTCGAAGTAGGGCGGGCTGAACCGAAAGGAATACGCGACGCGATCGTCCGGAGAGAGTCCGCCCGCCGCCAGGGACGCCTCTCCCCGGTGCACCATCTCAAATGCCATACCCGTACCCGGATTGCGGACCATGACGACATGGGGTTCGACCCCGAGTTCGTCGGCTAAGAGTTCGATAAGGTCGTGTTCAAAGCCCCGCATCCCCCTTGGCCGTTCCCCGGTCTGTGACGGTTCGCCGATCATTGCAACATCGAGCCTTCCCGTGACCTGAATCTCCTCCAGCAGGGTCGGCGCGGGTTCCGACTCGACGAACCGGACGACGACCGTAAGCAGGAACACGAAGAGGATCAGGTTGTGCGCCTTCGGTTGTCTTTCCATGTGCGACGCGATTGAACCTGCGGGTGGGATACTCAACCGAGGTGATCTTGGTTAGAATATCAGTCCCGCACTTGCCGGTCGTATCGGTGGCGCGACGTGGACAATAGCGGTAAGGATTTCCCGAGGTGTCCGGTTAGAGGTCATTGTTGTTCTTCTTTTTCGTGTCGGCTATAGAACCCCGACGTGAAAAACGAAGATCGTATTCTACGACAATCGATGCAACAGTTCGGGTGATCGAGGCCAATAGATGCCTGTGACGGAAGGCTTGCGGCCCCAGCGTTGCGCGAGGAAGGATTTTGTCATGTATATTCTGCGGAATATCATATAACCTAATGATTTTTCGTTGT harbors:
- a CDS encoding transporter substrate-binding domain-containing protein — translated: MERQPKAHNLILFVFLLTVVVRFVESEPAPTLLEEIQVTGRLDVAMIGEPSQTGERPRGMRGFEHDLIELLADELGVEPHVVMVRNPGTGMAFEMVHRGEASLAAGGLSPDDRVAYSFRFSPPYFEFTPQLVYLKGNGPPGSLENIDITAVAVGSYPAYSRDLGKLQADDPQLDRRTFDNIAVLEQVWRGNARYAVAGSHDVLYGHRFFPGLRVAFELSDPFPLAWAFPRTIDDSIFRAASEFLENASVDGGMQILMDRRFGHVKGFGDASSLTFLHRIDQRLPSSEDLISAPRFSCKGLAKNLGNSIGSKPTAAILPSSLWRRLGFCEDTS